In Desulfatirhabdium butyrativorans DSM 18734, one genomic interval encodes:
- a CDS encoding class I SAM-dependent methyltransferase, with amino-acid sequence MDDLKNIYRKKAAFFDKQANEAWANEEYTPEEQQLIDRMLHMAGIELGCRILEPGCGTGRLTRILCLAVGESGYVLATDISPGMISMCRKRNAGFKQADIRCLSIESLGDEKNQFFDAALCHAVFPHFESPQLALTSIVNRLKISGRFIISHFMGSKELNDMHRKAGPVRNDMLPAEKKMRTLCESSGLMIEYFEDKPGCYLLHARKI; translated from the coding sequence ATGGACGACTTGAAAAACATCTATCGAAAAAAAGCCGCATTTTTTGACAAGCAGGCAAATGAAGCATGGGCCAATGAGGAGTATACGCCTGAAGAACAACAGCTTATCGATCGTATGCTGCACATGGCCGGCATCGAACTCGGATGCCGTATTCTTGAACCCGGATGCGGCACGGGACGGCTGACCCGCATCCTTTGCCTCGCCGTTGGAGAAAGCGGCTATGTACTGGCCACAGACATCAGCCCTGGCATGATCAGCATGTGCAGGAAGCGAAATGCAGGGTTCAAGCAGGCTGACATTCGATGCCTGTCAATCGAATCCCTTGGTGACGAAAAAAATCAATTCTTCGATGCAGCCCTGTGCCATGCCGTTTTTCCCCATTTTGAATCACCGCAATTGGCCTTAACAAGTATCGTAAATCGCCTGAAGATTTCCGGGCGCTTCATCATTTCCCATTTCATGGGATCGAAGGAATTGAACGATATGCATCGGAAAGCGGGGCCTGTGCGCAACGACATGCTTCCTGCAGAAAAAAAGATGAGGACACTTTGTGAATCCAGTGGACTGATGATAGAATATTTTGAGGATAAACCCGGGTGCTATTTGCTGCATGCACGAAAAATTTGA
- a CDS encoding ammonium transporter, protein MEWKRIVFLVIFLVAVSEKLLWAADGMDSGNTAWMLISTALVMMMTPAGLALFYGGMSRYKNLLNTTAMTYMAYCIASVVWVIVGYSLAFGPDQNGLIGGFDYLLMHSVSVESLQGNIPTLVFALFQMTFAGITVALVLGSIVDRMKFSSWLVFVVLWVIAVYCPVAHWVWGGGWMAKMGALDFAGGNVVHINAGIAGLVLTLMLGKRNGYGREPMIPSSISLTALGSAMLWFGWFGFNAGSQLAADGLAAMAFMVTNTSAAIAALFWMLAEWMTRGKPTLLGMASGAVAGLVAITPAAGFVGLGASLVIGSLSGVLGFISVSKLKSFLGIDDSLDAFGVHGVCGMWGALATGIFADPAINAAGKGLLAGNASQLLIQVVSILATAVFSAAGTWVVVKVTGLLTGGIRVEIESEVEGLDSATHGERGFEIQAS, encoded by the coding sequence ATGGAATGGAAACGGATCGTATTTCTGGTGATTTTTCTGGTGGCGGTTTCGGAAAAACTCCTGTGGGCTGCCGATGGCATGGATTCGGGCAATACCGCATGGATGCTCATTTCAACTGCCTTGGTGATGATGATGACCCCGGCAGGCCTTGCCTTGTTCTACGGGGGCATGAGCCGATACAAAAACCTGCTCAACACCACTGCCATGACCTACATGGCTTATTGCATCGCGAGCGTCGTCTGGGTCATTGTAGGTTATAGCCTTGCGTTCGGTCCCGATCAAAACGGTCTGATTGGCGGATTCGATTACCTGTTGATGCACTCCGTTTCAGTCGAGTCGCTTCAGGGAAACATTCCGACACTGGTCTTTGCGCTCTTTCAGATGACCTTTGCCGGTATCACGGTGGCTCTGGTTCTCGGATCGATCGTCGATCGCATGAAATTTTCCTCATGGCTCGTTTTTGTCGTACTATGGGTGATTGCCGTCTATTGTCCGGTGGCGCACTGGGTGTGGGGCGGGGGATGGATGGCCAAGATGGGAGCGCTGGATTTTGCCGGCGGCAATGTGGTCCATATCAACGCAGGCATTGCCGGCCTGGTCTTGACGCTGATGCTTGGCAAGCGAAACGGATATGGCAGAGAACCGATGATTCCATCGAGTATTTCCCTGACAGCTCTCGGTTCGGCGATGCTCTGGTTTGGATGGTTCGGATTCAATGCAGGGAGTCAACTGGCAGCCGATGGTCTTGCGGCCATGGCCTTCATGGTGACCAATACGTCGGCAGCGATAGCCGCGCTCTTCTGGATGCTGGCCGAATGGATGACGCGTGGAAAACCGACATTGCTTGGCATGGCCTCCGGGGCCGTAGCCGGTCTTGTCGCCATTACGCCTGCTGCCGGATTTGTCGGACTGGGTGCTTCGCTGGTTATCGGATCTCTTTCTGGGGTGCTCGGATTTATCAGTGTTTCCAAGCTGAAATCGTTTCTGGGCATCGATGATTCGCTTGATGCATTTGGTGTTCATGGGGTATGCGGGATGTGGGGGGCGTTGGCAACCGGAATTTTTGCCGATCCGGCAATCAACGCCGCTGGTAAGGGGTTGCTTGCGGGAAATGCCTCACAGCTCCTGATTCAGGTGGTTTCGATTCTGGCTACAGCCGTTTTCTCCGCTGCTGGCACATGGGTAGTAGTCAAGGTGACTGGCCTTCTGACGGGGGGAATCCGTGTAGAAATCGAAAGTGAAGTCGAAGGGCTGGACAGTGCAACCCATGGTGAGCGAGGTTTTGAAATACAAGCAAGCTGA
- a CDS encoding phosphoribosylanthranilate isomerase, which yields MVIQIYEIQEPKEARQMLRLGVDHIGTVLTEPRHAEDETIQETIHVVQREGGVSSVIPLFADEREICRAVERLGFDILHLCDTLLDTRGTSIDPEPLIALQRRIRKRYPELRLARSIPVPVVGDERIASEICQLSKSFAAVSDFLLIDTWIHPDKGDQLVQGYVGITGMRCDWELARRIVQSVDIPVILAGGLGPDNVEDAIIAVRPAGVDSCTRTNACDATGKPVRFRKDVSKVSALVKRVRQAEIRLGK from the coding sequence ATGGTGATCCAAATTTATGAAATTCAGGAGCCGAAGGAGGCCAGGCAAATGCTTCGGCTCGGTGTCGATCATATCGGAACCGTCCTGACGGAGCCGCGGCATGCCGAAGACGAAACAATCCAGGAAACTATCCATGTGGTGCAGCGGGAGGGAGGCGTTTCAAGCGTCATTCCCCTGTTTGCGGATGAAAGGGAAATCTGCCGGGCAGTGGAAAGACTCGGATTCGATATCCTGCATCTGTGCGATACGCTGTTGGATACCCGCGGCACATCGATCGATCCCGAACCGCTGATTGCCTTGCAGCGGCGGATTCGCAAACGCTACCCGGAGCTTCGTCTTGCGCGAAGCATTCCGGTGCCTGTTGTGGGTGATGAGCGAATAGCGAGTGAAATATGCCAATTGTCCAAATCGTTTGCGGCTGTCAGTGATTTTTTGCTCATCGATACCTGGATTCATCCGGATAAGGGTGATCAGCTGGTGCAGGGATATGTCGGTATTACGGGAATGCGCTGTGACTGGGAGCTGGCCCGCCGCATCGTTCAATCCGTGGATATTCCGGTGATCCTGGCAGGCGGGTTGGGGCCCGACAATGTGGAAGATGCCATCATCGCGGTCCGGCCAGCCGGCGTGGATAGCTGTACCCGAACCAATGCCTGCGATGCAACCGGCAAACCGGTTCGATTCAGAAAAGACGTATCCAAGGTGTCGGCACTGGTGAAAAGGGTTCGGCAGGCCGAAATCCGACTTGGAAAATAG
- the efp gene encoding elongation factor P — protein MYDSSDLRKGLKIEIDGEPYIVVQFEFVKPGKGQALYKCRLKNMLTGIQFDRTYRSGEKFNEAHLEEHEMEYLYAEGDKYCFMNTSNYEQEFLSAEQLGDAVHLLKENTLCNVLFFQDKAIGVTLPIFMELKIVKADPWVKGDTASGDSKPATLETGYVLQVPPFVEEGEIIRIDTRTGQYVERVKS, from the coding sequence ATGTACGACAGCAGTGATCTCAGAAAAGGGCTCAAGATTGAAATCGATGGCGAGCCCTATATCGTTGTTCAGTTTGAATTTGTCAAGCCGGGCAAGGGGCAGGCCTTATACAAATGCCGATTGAAGAATATGCTGACCGGGATTCAGTTTGACAGGACCTACCGTTCGGGGGAAAAATTCAACGAAGCCCATCTGGAAGAGCATGAAATGGAATACCTCTATGCCGAGGGAGACAAGTATTGTTTCATGAACACTTCGAATTACGAGCAGGAATTTCTCAGCGCGGAACAACTGGGCGATGCCGTGCACCTGCTCAAAGAGAACACCCTTTGCAACGTATTGTTCTTCCAGGACAAGGCCATTGGTGTGACCTTGCCCATCTTCATGGAGTTGAAGATCGTGAAGGCCGATCCCTGGGTGAAAGGCGATACGGCATCCGGCGATTCCAAGCCTGCTACGTTGGAAACCGGTTATGTGCTTCAGGTTCCCCCCTTTGTGGAAGAGGGGGAAATCATCCGTATCGATACCCGAACCGGACAATATGTGGAGCGGGTCAAGTCCTGA